CCTTCCGTTGTTCCCGCGAGCCAACCCGCAAGCCCGCTCGTGGTAGCTTCGAGTTTCACTTGATTCACTCTTCCGTCTCTGTCCTTTACCGTAAGATTGTTGGACCAATCGGTAGTATCAAAATTCGAAAGAGTCGTGATCGGAGTAAAGATGTTTAACGCAGTATCTCCGTTGGAATCGATCGTCAGACTCGCCTTACCGGTTGTGACCCTATCCGCAGGAGGAGAGTCGTTGTAATTCAAATACGCGGTCGTGGAAAATACGAATCTATTTCCGGCGCCTATGACGAGAAACAAAGAGCCTCGGCTCCTCGCGATCATCACCATATCGACTGCGAGAGTTTTTCCTTTAAATTGAAAACCCAATTCTCCCGTATTGTTTGCGACCATGCTGACGCCTATGTTTTTCAAAGCTGGAAAACCAGTCACACCGGTATAGATCGTAATTCCGGTGATATAAACGTCGATATCAAAGTCGGTACAACTCGTAAAGATCAGAGTCGCACAACCTTCCTGTGTAAAACCTCCCGGATTCTCACCCGAAGGTCCGCAGTAACCGTCTCCATAACCCGTGGCGGAATCTCCATAGTTTCGAATATACTGAGGCATCGCGAAACTTCCGATCCCATCATAGTCGATACAATAAGTAGACCTTCTCGCGTTCGTTTTTGGAGAATCCGCAAACTGATTGAATGTGTTTCCGTTTACCTTAAAATTTCCGGCTGTAAATCTTTCCAAGACTTTTGATAAGAACGGCATCGCCTGGGCCTGATCGAGAATGATCGAACCTCCGTTGACGATCATGTTATCCGGAGCCGTATTTACATTCCCATAATTGAATGTAGCAAAACGTTTGAAAATTTTTCCGGATGCTACTGTGATTTCGTAGTAGTAGACGTTCCCGCCTACGAACGGAGGAATCGCAGACGTCGTCAAGTTAGTGGTTAACGTGGTGTTCATCGGACAAGGAGGAGCCGCGCATATATCGATTCCGCTCGCGTTCGTATCGCCCATGTGTTTGAGTTTGATGGACTGAATCGAATTCGTTCCGGTCAGAGGATTTGTAAACGTAGAAGTCAGAGTCAAGGTCGGTGTGGTGGCCTTATTGAACGTAATGTCGTTAGTTCCGCCTAACGTGTTCGTTGTGTTGATCTTACTCGTCATCAAATAATCCGGTTCGGTCGTAAAGGACTGGGAATAACTCGTAAGATCCTGTCCATCGATCGTCTTGGAATTGTTAGTAAGGGAAAGAGTGTATTGTTCGTTGGTTTTAAATTCTCTATAAGGATCGAAGATCAAACGAGAACTGGAAGCCCAATAAAAGGTTCCTCCCTTTCCCGGACCGGCCAAAACTCCGGCGCTTGGAGACAAAATCAAATCCGCTTGTACGGTGGTTTTATTCATCGGGTGAGAGAATCTGATCTCGATACTCTTATATCGATCCACGTCCGTAGTGGATGCAATGAAAAGTGTTGCCTCGGGCGCCACCGCTCCGAAATTTGCGGGAAGACTCGTGGGAGTATCCGTCTCCGTATACGGAGCAACCACGTTAGCCGAAACCGTAGTATCCGTCGAAAGTCCAAAAAGAGAAAGAACGCTGTTGAGGGGAGAACCGGCTTTTTTATCCGAATTACAACCGGCTCCCAGAAAAATCATAACCGTTAAAATTACCGCCGAGATTGAATTTTTATTTTTGTTCATCTTTTTTTTACCCCAATCCTCTTTCTTTCTACTGCACCGAAAACATAAAGTTCATATCATCCCAAAGCGTCGACGTGGGCTGATCGTCGTTCCAATTGTCATACATATAAAAACCGACGGGGCTAAACTTTCTTCCCGCTTGATAGATGTCCGCCATCTGTTGAATCAGAGTTCCAGTCGCAAATAGGAAGGAACGATTCGTATCTTCTTTGTTTTGAATGACATTCGATCTTAAAAAATTCTTCAGATCGGAAAACAAATCCTTCGTTGTAAAAGCGGGATTCATAAACATTCTATTTTCTAAATAGGAAAAAAAGCCGCCGCTTGTCGCCAGATAGTAACCCGTTCCATAGAGCGGTCTTCCGTAAGGAGCCATCGCGTCCAAAACGGGAGGAAGGCTTTGTGTAAGAATGTTCGTAATCGTGTATGATCTCGTGTTATCCGGATTGTAAAAAAGAGAAGAAGCCAAGTTCAAAAGTTGAGTGATATCCGCGTTGCTCGGAGAAATATCCAAAAGAAGATCCAATAAAAAATCCAAACTCGCGACGATGGACCAGCCGGAACTTCTGGAAAGATAATCTTTGAAAAGATTGACGACGTCGTCGACACCGACCCAAAGCGGATCGAAGATATTGGTTCCGTTGACGGTCGGGTAGTTCGCTACTTTGTCTCTCCATTCCGTAAACTTGGTCTCGATGTTGAACTGAGTGACGGTCGGAGTTTCAGCGTTGAGTTTGATCTCTCCCATCACAAGTTTGAGTCCGTTAAAAACTTTTATCTTTACGTTTACGTTCGCCGGTTGACCCAATTGACCTAAGAATTTAACGAGCCCCGTAAGGAGTTGAGTTTTGCCGATTAGATTCAGAGCCCCGTCTTGAAAACGTCTCGTGTTTTCGGAAAGAATACTGATGATCGTTCTGTATTCTTGAGCTCCTGAATTTGTAAGAGGAAAGTATTCCATCGTGGAAGCGATCGGGTTTCTAAAACCGTCGGCCATTCCCACCGTACGAATCTGAGTAAAACTAGGAGGAGTGGGATTGGTCGGTAAGGTTGCCGTCGTATCCGGTCCAAAGAACACAAGAGGTCTGGAAAGAATCTCAGCGAGATCGGTAAGAATCGTATAAGGATTCTTAAAACCTGCGGTTTGTTGACCCGAGACTTGATCATCTAACGCCTTCGTCAAGGCGACGACCAGAGGAGTTAAAGTGTTTCTCTGAGCCCAGTTTGCGTTTACCTGATTCGGAATCACCTTTCCTACGGTTGTAAAGCCAAGTCTTTCCAAAACAGGAACGTTAAGCGAAATCACTGGGGGCAACATACCATAGATCAAATCGGGACTTGGAACGATCAAAGACCAAAGAGCCGGATAAACGAACGTAACCTGAAAGGCTTGTTGTCCGTCGGCGCCAAACCCCCAACCTTCCAAGAGCATTACGGAATCACCCGGAGTATTGGAAAGATAAGTAAGATCCGAACCCGCCGCGCTATAAGTTTTTACATAATTTCCATTGTCGATCGTCCATCTACCGTTATCCGTCGCGCAGGCGCTCGGCAAACAATTCGGTTTGAGGTTGAGCATTCCCACGAGACCGTTTCCGATACCGGTAATAAAAAGGGCTTCTTCAAATTGAACGGTTGCGGCTAACTTTGCGCGTACGGGAAGAATCGCCACAAACCGTTTTTCATATAACAACCACTGAAGATTTTTGTAAAAGGCTTCCTCGTCGCTATCGACTGAACGCTCCCCGTCGGTCTTTGGAATCTCGGTGATCGTATAATACGTATTCGGAACGTTCGCTCCATTTTGAAAGTTGCCTCTGAGGCCCACGTATTTGGTGTTGTTAGGCGCCGGGAGATTGAGTTGAACCTCGTATTTATGAGTATTCCAAGTGGGCTGAAATAGAGTTTCGGAAAGATTTGCATTGCGGGTAATCGTTCCGTCCGGAGAAAGAAAATTTCCCGATCCGTCTCTGCGGTTCTTATTGTAATAAGGGCCGTAACCACCGTAGGTAACACGTTTGATCCAGTTTAGAGCCCAAGGAAGCGTCTTGTTGTAAACTCGGTCAAAGTTAGCAGCGGCGGGATTTGTGACGGGAGCGGTAATACCACGAGCGTTGTCTTCCAAAAGGGAAAGAACCCGGCTATTGATGTCGAACTGATGAACTACCCCGTCTCGGTAGACTTTTCCGCTGTAGCCGCTTAAATTTGTAATATTCTTAAAATTGAATGAACTCGTGGAACCCATCACCGATTTCAAAGAATGAATCGCGTCACCGACGGTAAGTTCTCCTCCGGTTGTCCCGGAGATCCAATCGTTTTCACAATCCGTATTCGCGGGAGGCGCATCATAGTGACAGTAATTCGGAGTGGATCCCATCTTCCAGGTAAACCCGTAGTTATTTGCGATGGTAAGAACCACAAAAAGAGTTTCGAGAGCCGACATGGAACGGCTTGTTCCGTCATAGGCGCGGTCTTTACCGTCCACGTCGATACGAATGAGTTCCTTGAGAGAACCGTCTACGTTCGAAGGATGTGCCGCAAAATCCAAAAGACTTAAATTCTCCGCTGTCTTTTGTAAAAGATTTACGGGAGTAGCGGTA
This is a stretch of genomic DNA from Leptospira tipperaryensis. It encodes these proteins:
- a CDS encoding Ig-like domain-containing protein gives rise to the protein MNKNKNSISAVILTVMIFLGAGCNSDKKAGSPLNSVLSLFGLSTDTTVSANVVAPYTETDTPTSLPANFGAVAPEATLFIASTTDVDRYKSIEIRFSHPMNKTTVQADLILSPSAGVLAGPGKGGTFYWASSSRLIFDPYREFKTNEQYTLSLTNNSKTIDGQDLTSYSQSFTTEPDYLMTSKINTTNTLGGTNDITFNKATTPTLTLTSTFTNPLTGTNSIQSIKLKHMGDTNASGIDICAAPPCPMNTTLTTNLTTSAIPPFVGGNVYYYEITVASGKIFKRFATFNYGNVNTAPDNMIVNGGSIILDQAQAMPFLSKVLERFTAGNFKVNGNTFNQFADSPKTNARRSTYCIDYDGIGSFAMPQYIRNYGDSATGYGDGYCGPSGENPGGFTQEGCATLIFTSCTDFDIDVYITGITIYTGVTGFPALKNIGVSMVANNTGELGFQFKGKTLAVDMVMIARSRGSLFLVIGAGNRFVFSTTAYLNYNDSPPADRVTTGKASLTIDSNGDTALNIFTPITTLSNFDTTDWSNNLTVKDRDGRVNQVKLEATTSGLAGWLAGTTEGAANGMVPSLTPLITRSMLRNFIEDVAPSVLNSIIGSLKSPGVDIALPSYLPAPLANFPLNIKIKLGMDSQVRVTGSNRGIVGSIDLGISAKNPIGSPRTHQVMSGFVVTKPNGAMSNLYQFSQSAANPGLLLSLTVDSITQAAYHLWKNRALDLTIDKLFIDTIKQYAGTDPLFQLTESLIKVAPIVNILAPGRDNLIGIDPTTGVLVPAINGTDDIVISVSPIHAPNGVLKPVVGTAKPKLEVNFTDIQLSIRGKRPDNSTYLISTARASLKGLADFDFVTFSNPTNNPAYANLNALKIVISNGSSLSYTLDILEGSSGAGAPNPFGLDPKGILAVVDPLVPSLIVPLVNNVLKEIPLPPSISLPALTHPTNGTACGIIAKTTHSILQTLPIVDTEPYPYVFGGLKLNPGGPAISDPGVLITCP